ATCCACCGCCCCGGGGCCGAGGCGGCCCGGATCGCCCCGGCGGCCTTCGGCGCACCGGTGCCCCCCGCCTCGCCCGTGGCGCCCGCCTGTTCGGGCGGGAGGTCCTCGGCGGGTCGGTGGTCTCGGGGCGTGCGGGGTTCCTCGGGTGTCTCACCCATGGGGGCAGCATCGCCGCTGCCCGCCGGAGCGGCCAGTGGGCACCGGCCGCCGCCGACCGCGTCCCCGTACGCCCGCAGCGGCTACCGCAGCGAGCGGATCGCCCGGACCAGCGCGTCGACGCCCGCTTCCGCCTTGGTGCGCGGGCAGCCCACGTTGAGCCGTACGAAGCCGTCCGCGCCGTAGACCCCGCCCGGCATGATGGCGACCTTCTCCCGCTCGATCAGCACCCGCTGGAGGGCGTCGTCGTCCAGGCCGAGCGGCCTCAGGTCGATCCAGGCGAGGTAACCGGCCTGCGGCGGGCGCCAGCCCAGCTCCGGGAAGGCGGCGCGCAGCCGCTCCTCGACCAGGGCGAGGTTCCCGGCGATGTAGGCGCGGACGGCGTCGAGCCACGGCCCGCACGCGCGGTACGCCGTGATGTGGGCGGTCAGCGCGAGCACCGCCGGAGACTCCAGCCCTTCCGCCGTCGCCATCCGCCGCAGGTACTCGGCGCGGTCCGCCGGGTCACCGATCAGCCCGTACGAGCCGGTCAGCCCGGGGAAGTTGAAGGATTTGGACCCGGAGGTGATGAGCGCCCAGCGCGCGGGCCCCCGGTCCGCCACCCGGGTCCACGGCACGTGGCGGTACCCGTCGTGCGCGAAGTCCGCGTGGATCTCGTCGCTGATCACCAGCACCCCGTGGTGTGCGGCCAGTTCGGCCGTCCGCGTGAGCTCTGCCTCCGTCCACACCCGCCCGGTGGGGTTGTGGGGCGAGCAGAGCAGCAGCACCTTGGCGTCCGGGCGGGCGAGTTCCCGCTCCAGGGCCGCGTCGTCACCGACCGGCACCCCGCGCATCTCCCGCCCCAGACCGAGGATCGCCTTGCGGAAGCCGTCGTACGTCGGGGTGTGGGTGACCACCGCGTCGCCGGGTCCGGTCCACATCCGCAGCAACTGGGAGAGCTGGTTGAGCACGGAGGGGCCGTAGACGAGCTGCCCGGTGTCGATGGCGGTGCCGTAGCGGGTGGCGTACCAGTGGGCGATCGCCGAACGGAAGTCGTCCTGCTGCCAGTCGGTGTACCCGAACACCCCGTGGTCGATCCGGGCACGCAGCGCGTCCAGCACCTCGGGCGCGGTCCGGAAGTCCATGTCGGAGATGGTGAACGGCAGCAGCCCGTCCACCCCGAACCGGTCGGCGACCCCGTCCCACTGCACGCTCCAGGTACCCCGGCGGTCGACGACGGCGTCGAAGTCGTAGGACGGACTCACAGCGGTACCTCACACGGTTCGGTCGTT
The DNA window shown above is from Streptomyces sp. NBC_00247 and carries:
- a CDS encoding MalY/PatB family protein, whose amino-acid sequence is MSPSYDFDAVVDRRGTWSVQWDGVADRFGVDGLLPFTISDMDFRTAPEVLDALRARIDHGVFGYTDWQQDDFRSAIAHWYATRYGTAIDTGQLVYGPSVLNQLSQLLRMWTGPGDAVVTHTPTYDGFRKAILGLGREMRGVPVGDDAALERELARPDAKVLLLCSPHNPTGRVWTEAELTRTAELAAHHGVLVISDEIHADFAHDGYRHVPWTRVADRGPARWALITSGSKSFNFPGLTGSYGLIGDPADRAEYLRRMATAEGLESPAVLALTAHITAYRACGPWLDAVRAYIAGNLALVEERLRAAFPELGWRPPQAGYLAWIDLRPLGLDDDALQRVLIEREKVAIMPGGVYGADGFVRLNVGCPRTKAEAGVDALVRAIRSLR